GATATTGCTGGGTTGGCCGTTTGTGTAAGAACGAGCTGCCAGACCGAGTGCCCGCCGATTCTTGCCCAGTCCATACAGTAATCCACCCGTAGTTGTGGCTGAGTTGATGTTCGTTAATCCGGTAAATATCGGGCTGATAGCTGCGTTGCGGGTGTCGCTGGCGGCATAGAAAAACTGGGCCGACAGTGTCGCGTTTTTATCGGATTTCAGCCGAATCCATTCGCCGGGTGTATTGGCGGCAAAAGCCAGGTGGGCTGCATTGTTGGCGCCGACGGTGGTTGTTTGCAGCGGAGTCCAACTGCCATTACCGGCTTTATCGACCTCAAAGGTGATCGTTAACGCAGCGTTACTTTTGTTCTGTAACCACACCGACCGATTGCCCCAACCCGCAAATAGAAACGGTTCAGAGGGGGCGTTCGCGTTAACGGCTTCGTTTTGCCAGACGGCTCCTTCGGCGGTATTGGGGCCAAGTTGGTCAGGCAAATTCAATGGCGTAAACCACAGATTTGAATTCGACTGGCCCGGTCCTTCGATATTGCCTTTGGCTTTTCGCTTATTCAAAAACTCTTTTTGAGCCGAATCGTCGCAGCCAAACACCAATCGATTGTTCCAGCGAGCGAAATCTCCAATCACTTTCAGGTAGGCCGACCGGGGACGAATGCCGACCGCATTCGACGCAGTGAATGAACCCGGAAACCGCCAGAACATACCGTGCATGGTCATCAGATAGTCGGGTTGCTGATTGGTGCCGATGTCCCGGATGCGCGGCCATTCGGTATTCCAGCCGTGGGCACCGTCGTAACTATGACTGGCTTTGGGGAGTCGGTAAAAGTGCCAGCCCGTTGTCTTCTCCCGAACGCCCAGTAGGACTGATTTATGATCCCAGCCCGTGGCCCAGATGGGGTCAGTTTCCGGGTTTTTATTGCCATAAATACCACCGGGGCCAGTTACTTCCACAAACTGATTTCGCCGTACAACCGTCCAGTCTTTACCGTTCCATTCCGAAAGCGATCCGGCTGGAATATCGAATTGAACCAATGCCTGGGGACCCGGTTCACCGTTGTTGGAGTAGACCATAACCCCCTGGCCCGAATAAACGCCTTTACCATGAGCACCCGGTAGTAGGTTCGAATGATGATTGTTCGACTCGTCGGATACCTTCGGGTTTTTGACGTTGTTGTCTTCATAGAGCATGGTAGGCGTTAAGGTATTCACGTCGACTTCGTAAAACCCTTCCTCCATGGTGCCGTAATAGATTTTTCCTTTCGGGTCGGTCAGATGGCGAGCGTTTCCGGTGTGGCGTCCCTGCATAATTTTGTAGGGAATTGTCCGTACGTGTGCTTTGCTATCGATGGCATAAGGACCAATGAACAACTGGTTACTTTCGGGATGAATCATGCGGTTGGCGGGTGTACCACCAATGCTTTCGGGTCGCACAATCTGTTTTAAGTCCGACGTTATTTCGTATAGTTTGTCCGACGAGCCAAACGGTAGGTGAGGACCATAGGTAACGACCCAGAGTTTACCGGCCCAGGGCACCACAGCACCCGTGCCACATTCGCCTTCGTTGTTGTACATGGCCAGGTGCGGATAAATGCCGCTGTAAGAAGGCAATGGTTTCGATTGCGCGAAGGATACCTGGCTTTGCATAAAGAACAAGCCGACGAAATAGGCAGAAAGAATATATTTTTTCATTGCATTAATGGTTCTTCTGACAGGATGAACAGGCTTAAACGTTTACGAATTGAGCGTTTTTGTCATGCTGTTTTTTATCTTTCCTCAATTGAGAAGTAAGAGATGTTTTTGTCATCCCGACGCAGGAGGGATCTTTGGCAACTAACTATTAATGAGCTTATCCGAAGATCCCTCCTGCGTCGGGATGACAAAAAGCTTTTGAAGTAAAAGCTTAAACAGGTTCCTTTTTCATTTTGAGTGGTCCGGCTGTAAATCCTGTCAAAAAATTATTCCCAGCCGGGACTTTGCGTAAGTTTTGGATTAGCCTGGATTTCTTCCAGCGGAATAGGATAGTAGCGGTGTTTCGCCTGTGGGGTACGCGTTGGGTATACATCATTGACCGCTTTAGGAATCACCGTCAGGAAGGTATTGGTGCGCGTTAGGTCGAACCAACGGTCGGCTTCGGCAAACAGCTCCCATGAACGTTCCTGAAGCACCGCATCGATAAACGCATCTTTGCTCAGCCCCGGCGTCAGATCATTCAGTCCGGCCCGTTTACGAATGGTGTTGATATAACTATAAGCAAGCGCAGTCGGACCATTTTGACGAGCTTCGGCTTCAGCGGCAATCAGGTACACATCGGCCAGACGAATGATCGGAAAGTTGCAGTTATTCGCTTCGCCAATCGAATTCGGATCGCGGTATTTGCGGATCAGCACCCCTTTGGGTGTGATGGGCGTAACATCTTTCTGGCGGACAATCGCGCCCGACACATCGCGGTAAGTCGTGTCGAGCAACTGACGACGTTTGTCTTTGGGGTCGAAGGAGTTAAAGAAGGCCTGATAGGCAAACCAGGAGCCGTAGGAGACTTTGGCGTAATCGGGGCCGCTGCTGTTTTTAGGGCCAGCAATACCCATCACTGTTAGCCAGCGGCTGGGGGTTACGCGGTCGGCTTCCACAGCCCACATATTCTCAATACGGGCGGCATCTTCTTTGTCGACATCGAACACGTCCAGCACGTTTGGCATGAGCGAATACTTGCCCGAACTGATGGTGGCCTGCGCCAGTTGCAACGCCTTCGCCCAGTCTTCGTTATACAACGCTACTTTGGCATACAGCCCCTGAATGGCTTCTTTCGATGGGCGACCTTTTACTAGATTAGTCGAATAGGAGGGAAGCCCGGCAATGGCCTGATCCAGATCGGCGTAAATCTGCTTGTAAATGTCTGCCTTTGGACTTTTCGGAACGAGGGCTTCGGCTTCGCTGGTGCTGGCTTTGGTTTTGATCGGTACTTCGTTGAAGGTTTTGGCCAGTGTCCAGTGATACAATCCGCGCAGGGCATAGGCCTCGGCTACAATTTCGGTTCGGCGCTGGGCATCCATCTGAATATTAGGGACTTTTTCGATGACCCAGTTGGCATTTTCGATCCCTTTATAGCTGAACCGCCAGACGCCCTGCGGCCCTTCCGTTTCATGACGCCCCGAATTACGCTGAGCGGTAAAATAAGGATCGTAGGTAAACAGCGTAATGGTATTTCGCCCAACCACTGCACGTGGGTAAGCCTGGTCGGCGGCAAAATCCGAAACGGCCACCAGCGGAAAACCGTAGAGATTGATGAGCGAGCCCGCAGCCGACGCGATACCAGCTTCGGCATCCGACGCGGTCTTATAAAAGTTTGTCGTAAAAATGGACGAATACACCGACTCATCCAGTTTGCTGCACGAAACCGTCAGGCCCGACAACGCCATCAGCAGCAGGAGTGTTTTTTTCATGGGAGATAAAAGAGTGAAAGAGTGAAAGAGCGAAAAGGTGAATGAGTGATAGAAGTAGTGTGAAAGCGTCAGCCATTCGCTCGTTCACTCATTCACTCTTTCGCTCTTTAAAAAGTGACCTGTAGTCCACCCAGATACGACCGGGCAATGGGGTATGTACCGTTATCGATAAACTGCGTAGTGGCATTTCCGAAGTTGTTGACCTCGGGATCGAAACCGCTGTATTTGGTGATCGTAAGCGCATTATTCGCGCTGACATACACCCGTATCTGGCTGATGCCTTTGATCTTGGGAAGGGTATACCCTAATGAGATATTCTTCAGCCGTACAAACGACGCGTCCTCTACGTACCGATCCGACAGGGGTAGCCGACCGCCCTGAAAACCACTGGCGTATTCGTTACTCGGATTCGTGGGCGACCAGCGATTGACGAGCCCCGCCAGTACATTTTGCTGGCCAAGTGCCGTTTCGAAGGTATAGCGGAACAGGTTCATAAGCTTGTTACCCTGCACACCCTGCACGAACAGATTCAGATCGAAACCGCGATAACGAAGCGACGACGAGAATCCAAAAATATACTTCGGCTGAGCATTGCCAACAATGGCCTGATCGGCAGCTGTGATGGTACCATCACCATTGAGGTCTTTGAGTTTATGCCCGCCCACGCGCCCGTCGTAACCCGATAAAATCGTTTCGCCAGTCTGGCTGATGCCGTCGAATATATACGTTCGGTAAAGCCCCATCGGATAACCGACTTTGAGCAGAGCAAAGGCCGAGCGAGGTAACTCGTCGATAACTCCGTCGAGGGCCAGTACCTCGTTTTTGTTGAAGGTAATATTGGCCGACGCATCCCATTGAAGCCCCCGGCTACCTCCAGGGAGAATTCGCCCGTTGACGGCCAGTTCCAGACCCTTGTTCTGGATCGAGCCAAAATTTCCTGTCAATGCCGTATAGCCCGACGACATCGGTAATACTTTCTGGAACAGTAGGTTGTCGGTGCGTTTGTTGTAGTAGTCGGCCACCAGTGAGAGACGGTTGCGGAACAGGCTGATGTCTACCCCAATATCGACCTGCGTAGAGCGCTCCCACTTCAGATCCGGGTTCGGAATGGCGCTTGGATTGATGCCTGTAACCGGAACGTGGTTGTAATTATAGTTTAGTCCCGACGCACTGACCGTTGCCAGCGATTGGTAGGGGTCAATAGCGCCTGCGTTTCCGGTGATACCCCAGCTTCCGCGCACCTTCAGGTCAGAAATCACCGAAACCGACTTCATAAACGGCTCTTCAATAATCCGCCAAGCACCCGCTACCGCCGGGAAAAATCCATACTTATTGTTCTCGCCAAACTTGCTCGATCCATCGGCGCGGGCGGTCAGATCCAGAAAATATTTGTCTTTATACCCATAGTTGATGCGTCCCAGATACGAGTCGAGCCGGGATTTGCTCTTGTCGCTGCTAATACGCTGATTTACGGCCAGCCCAACCGAATTATTCTCGGTAACGTCGTTCGGGAAATTCGATGCCGTTTGCGTATAGCTCTGATTGACATTGGCTTGTGTAGCCAGTACTGCCGTGGCCGTGATGGAATGGTGTTCGGCAATTCGGGTGCGGTAGGTAAAGATGCTTTCGTGCAGCAGTGTACGGCTATAGCCGCTTACATTACTGGCATTGCCTCCGCCCGATGCCAACTGTGACTGACTTAATAGCGACAGGGGCGAGTAAGATTCGGATAAGCTATTGCCCAGATCGGCGTTGAAACTAGGCCGGTACGTAAACCCTTTGAACAGTGTAAAGTCGACGTATACATTGGCCAGAATCCGTTGGGTCGTTTGCCGGTTGATGGGCGTAATAAAGTTTAGGGGGTTCGTTACCTCCTGGTATTGTCCATTCATCTGATCCTGAAACGGAAATACACCACCATCGGGCCGGTAGGGCGTCAGCGTGGGGGGAGCCGCTACGGCTGCGCCCAGCACTCCGGCCCGGCTGCTGGTGACGTCGGAGCCGGTACCACCTACACTCAGCCCTTTGTTGACCGAATAACCATAATATAAACTGGTGCCGATCTTCACCCGGTCGCTTAGCCGATGGTCGATGTTGGAGCGAAACGAGTAGCGGGTAAAGTTGGAGTTTTTGATGATTCCGTCCTGATTAAAATAGTTCAGCGAGAGCGCCAGTTGCGTTTTCTGATTACCGCCCGATACCGAAAGCTGATGGCTTTGCATGGCCGCTTTTCGGAAAATCAGGTCCTGCCAGTTGGTGCCCTGTCCCAGCGTAGACGGGTCAGCATAGATTGACCGCTTGTAGACTTCATTTTCGAGCTGTGCAAACTGCTGGGCGTTCAGTACATCGAGTGTTTTATTCACCTGTTGTACACCACCATAGCCATCGTAGCTAACGCGCGTAGCCCCGTCTTTTCCCCGTTTGGTCGTAATCAGCACCACGCCATTGGCGGCCCGTGCGCCATAAATGGCGGTCGATGAGGCATCTTTCAGGACTTCAATCGATTCAATGTCGTTTGGGTTGATTTGCGAAAGCGGGCTAACGTCCGTGATGCCACCACTGTTGGAAATCTGAATCCCATCGATAACGTACAACGGTTCCGAACTCCCGTTGATCGAGTTCGTTCCCCGAATCCTGACACTGACATTGCCACCCGGCGCTCCCGAATTCTGCGTGATCTGGACGCCTGCCACGCGTGCCTGTAGTCCCTGCGCTACGTTAGCTATGGGCGTTTGCAACAGATCGGCGGCTTTCACGGAGGCAATAGCGCCCGTGGTTTCGATCTTTCGTTGCGTACCGTAGCCTACCACAACCACTTCCTCAAGCGCTTTCGTATCGGGAGCCAGTTGGATATTGATGGTACTTCGGCCTCCAACGGCCACTTCCTGACCCAGATAACCAACAAAGCTGATGACCAGCACCGCTCCTTTGGCCGGAACTGCCAGTTGGAATGTACCTTTGCCATCCGTAACGGTTCCGCGCTGGGTGCCTTTGAGAATGACGCTAACACCTGGTAAGGTACTGCCTTTTTCGTCGGTAATAGTGCCCGAAACGGTTCGGTCGTCTGTTTGGCCAGAAGGTGAGTTTGGCTGCGCCAGCAGGGGCGAAAACCAGCCCCAGAAAACAACGCAGTAGAGTAAAAGTTTTTGTCGCATAATATTCAGATATTTATAGTTTTTATGCCAATCGTTCCGTCAGGCCGACGGGTTGAAATGCGAGTATGCAAAGGTAATTTTGTACTTTGCGAGGAACGCAAGCGAAGCGTAACCATTTCGATGATCGAAATTATGAACAAGATAACCGCCTGATTGATAGATTATTAATGCCTATGGTCACGGAAAATGGACAACAGGGTAAGACCGAAGCCTTCTATTTGATAGAGGTTTGTTGTCAGCGGGTTAGCGAAGCGTTTGGCAAACCAGATCGGGAGAACTGGATGAATAGCGATTACATTAACCTGAGCCAGGTTCTTTTCCGAAAAACCCGCGTTCGAATAAGCCCCAATACGCTGAAACGAATCTTTGGCAAGATCAAGACCGACGCTCGCTATTATCCACAAAAGGCGACCCGCGATGCACTGGCTATTTACCTGGGCCATCTCGACTGGGAGCATTTTGTACAGATTCAGGAATGGGCCGAACGCCAGATCGAGCCTAAACCTACCACAAACGAGCCGAATCGACTGCCGGTTCTTCCGAAAGAAGCGGTGTTGAACAGACGCCAGCCAGCAGCCAGAACGTGGCTTTGGCTGGCGCTGGTAGGTATAGCTTTACTGGCTGTGGTGATTTTTCTGATCCAGCCAGCCACCGAACGTCCTGGTGCGGTTTCGTTTATCTGTCGGAATCCACTGGGCGAAAACCCCCATTCGGCCGTTTTTGAACTCCGACGTCAGAAGTCCGCTGGAGACGAATCGTATACCATTTTATATGGCGATGGAAAACGAGAGATAACGAATGCTATTGATAGCGTGTACACACATTACTACGAACGGCCGGGACGTTATTTTGCCGTTTTACAACGCGGTGGTGTCGACGTCGATTCGGCAACGGTATATGTACAGACGAAAGGATGGACCGCAACGGCGAACATGATGCACGATACGAGTCGGGTTTATCCCATCAATCTGAACGATCTATTGGTTACTAAACGGCTCAGTGTAAGTGCTCAGGACGCGGCCCATGCGGGTATCGACACCAACCGGACATTTTTTGTAGAATTTATTAACAGCCAGCCTACCGAAATTGATGGCGATAACTTCGAACTAACCATGCGTGTCGCCACATCGCAGGATCGGGCGGGGGTACGCTGTTCACAGGTGGGCCTAACGGTTTGGGGGGAGTCGTCGCAGCACTTGTTCGATGTCATGAAACCTGGTTGTGTTCACTGGATCAACTTACAGGCATCCGATATATATAAAAACGGGCATCGTGATGACCTAAGCTTTCTGGGAGCCGACCTTCGCCTGGGTGGAACGCTGAAACTGAAAGTAGTTGGCCGGAAAGCCCAGCTATTTATTAATGCCCGGAAAGTATATGAAACCGCTTATACAAAATCCATGCGCCGAATCTACGGGGTTAAAATTCGGTTTTCGGGCATTGGCGTGATTCATTCCTTTTTGTTAAAGGATATGCGAACCAATAAACTGTTCAGTGGGAATTTCGGCGCTTAGTGAGCTAGTTTCCGTCTGAAAAAGAAAAAGCCTCCAATCGTATAGAGTAAAATAGCGGCTGTTTCCAATACCGCTTCGGCGTAATCGTTTGTGTACACGCCCGTCCGAAAATCCTGTATCCAGTCAATTAGGGCAGCGCAGTACACGAATAAACCAATGACGGTTAATGTGATTATACCCAGAAGAAGTAAGGTTTGTGGCTGTCGCATAAGTTAAATCAAAGACGATTTTTAGGGTCTGGGCTGGATGAGTTACCCAGTCAGAAAAAGTAACACCACGGGAGAGCGACAATTTATCTGCCAAAACCTCAATGTAACTAGCTAGTCAGTCTATAGACCGTCATCTTTCAATAAAAAATACCTTAACGGTTTCCATTAGTCATTTAAATATGCTGATAAATTCAATTGTTTAATTAGTCGTCTAAAAACCAACTAGATTGATTTGAGGAATAAACTCTACACTATTGAGGGTGAATAAATACAGAACTTCCCCAGCTAATAAAGAAAAATATCGGGCCAGTTCGATTGAATAAATAAACTGTCTGAAAACATTCAGTACAAAAACACGGTTAGTTCAGGTTGGCAAGCTCAAAAAAGGAACTAGCTAGTAGCCGTGTATCGAAGCCAGATACATTGCGGGATAATGCTCAGTTAGATAGTTTTTTGCCCTCACTATGGCTAACACCACAACCTTATGTAGGGTATTACGTTGTAGATTATATAAGTTACCGTATTCGTTTTTATATAAACTATATGTCTACCGATAGTGTTCATTTTTTCCGTCAGCGAAACCCTGATGAACGGCCACCTGTCCGCTTGTCGATTACAGCCTACGCCGTTTTATTCACTGCCTTTTTAGGTCTGTTTGTTTTGAAGTTGAGCGGCTTTCTGGATTGGTCGTGGTGGTGGATCAGTAGCCCACTTTGGCTGGGGCCAATTGGGCAATTGACCTGGATATTACGTGAGCGATTGCGCTCTGGACGGTTCAGCAGGCCTGCATCCCGGCGGTAAGGAATCTGATACGTTATTTTAAACGAGCTGTTCGGTTGAGTCACAGCCAATGGGGGCGGTTTGCATCCTGGAAGCCACAGGCCTGACACTTTAGAGGGTTTACGGGCTAAGCTAGTTGGTCGATCTTTAAAAAATATAATAAAGCCCTTTCAAGGTAAACCACGTAGGGTTGGTGGATTATAGATATTCGCTCCGTCTTTAGAGCGAGAGATAGGACTTTTTATGTCGACTGGTAACGTTCCCGGTAACGATTGCATAGAAAAAGTCAATTATATACTTGGAAAAGTGAAGTCTTTACGGAAATTTAATAAGCAAAAGCAAAGAAGGAGCTGTCAGGCAAAACTACCTGTTTCGCTTAAAAGTACAATTTGCTTGGGGATCCGGTTGCCCAATGCTTATGAATGCCGAATCCGTACGCTTATAACTCGTTTAATCCAGGTACGCTTGTGAACTACAAATCATTGCCGGACGAAATGCTGCTGGTTTATCTGCGAACAGGCGATGAACTGGCTTTTCGGACTATATATCAGCGCTACTGGAAAAAGCTGTATAGCATTGCCCGGCGGAAAGTAGAATCTGTCGAAATCGTGGAAGAGATCGTTCAGGATATATTCCTCAAACTATGGGAGCGTCGGAGTACATTGCGAATCGAGCATTTAGAGGCCTATCTGTTCACTGCCGTTCGCTATGCCATTATCAACCATATTAAGGCGACCATTATCCATGAAAAATATGCGGATTATGTCGTCGATTTTTCTTCAGAGGCTGTCAACACTACCGATGAACAACTCAAACTGAACGAGTTGATGAGTGTGGTTGAGAAACAGTTAAACGACCTGCCCCATAAGACACAGCAAATTTTCAGGCTTAACCGTCTGGAGCATCAGTCTATCAAAGAAATTTCTTCCCGGCTGAAAGTGCCCGAACGAACGGTTGAGTACCATCTTAGTCAGGCTATTAAGACACTACGCGTTTACCTGCGGGATTATCTTCCTGCTCTGGTGTATGCATGTCTTTCCTGGTTGTCAGTTCATTAGCCCACTTTCGCTACTCCGCTCTCCTGATTGAGACTCACCCAGTATGTCGTAGGAGGATCCCCTCTGCTTTGCAGTAGCCATTCTGGAAAAAAGACGTGGGTCGTTCCATGAACGATTTTTTTGGCAAGAGGGAGGTACGATTGGGCACTCTGCCAGTAGTATACGGAAAGGCCTTCGTGAATGGACACTGTCCTGAACGTACACTGTCGTTACCGCTTTGCAAAAATGCTTCTTTGGCGGCTACTACTTTTTATCGGTTCCGGACATAGCAGTCAGACAGGGTTTTGTTGTCGAACAACAGATTGAGTGTTGCCTTATCAAGGGTTATCCAAATTAAAACTCATACGTATTTATGTCTTGTAGTCTGAATGGTAAAGAATTAGCCATGTATGATGTTATTATCATCGGCTCTGGCGCTGGCGGGGGCATGGCGGCTTACCAACTCACCAAAGCGGGTGCCAATGTCTGTTTGCTGGAAGCAGGCGGCTATTTCGATCCGGCCGATCCGAAGTACATCACGCAACTTAAATGGCCGTACGAATCCCCACGCAGAGGAGCGAGTACCGTTCGGGCGTTCGGTGATTTCGACGCTGCCTGGGGCGGCTGGCAAATCGATGGGGAGCCTTATTCTGCCGAAACAGGTACCGAATTCCACTGGTTTCGCTCACAGATGCTAGGTGGACGAACCAACCACTGGGGGCGTATTTCGCTGCGTTTTGGCCCCGACGATTTCCGGCGCTACAGCCTTTCCGGGATTGGTGCCGACTGGCCGATTGGTTACG
This window of the Spirosoma aerolatum genome carries:
- a CDS encoding RagB/SusD family nutrient uptake outer membrane protein → MKKTLLLLMALSGLTVSCSKLDESVYSSIFTTNFYKTASDAEAGIASAAGSLINLYGFPLVAVSDFAADQAYPRAVVGRNTITLFTYDPYFTAQRNSGRHETEGPQGVWRFSYKGIENANWVIEKVPNIQMDAQRRTEIVAEAYALRGLYHWTLAKTFNEVPIKTKASTSEAEALVPKSPKADIYKQIYADLDQAIAGLPSYSTNLVKGRPSKEAIQGLYAKVALYNEDWAKALQLAQATISSGKYSLMPNVLDVFDVDKEDAARIENMWAVEADRVTPSRWLTVMGIAGPKNSSGPDYAKVSYGSWFAYQAFFNSFDPKDKRRQLLDTTYRDVSGAIVRQKDVTPITPKGVLIRKYRDPNSIGEANNCNFPIIRLADVYLIAAEAEARQNGPTALAYSYINTIRKRAGLNDLTPGLSKDAFIDAVLQERSWELFAEADRWFDLTRTNTFLTVIPKAVNDVYPTRTPQAKHRYYPIPLEEIQANPKLTQSPGWE
- a CDS encoding SusC/RagA family TonB-linked outer membrane protein, with translation MRQKLLLYCVVFWGWFSPLLAQPNSPSGQTDDRTVSGTITDEKGSTLPGVSVILKGTQRGTVTDGKGTFQLAVPAKGAVLVISFVGYLGQEVAVGGRSTINIQLAPDTKALEEVVVVGYGTQRKIETTGAIASVKAADLLQTPIANVAQGLQARVAGVQITQNSGAPGGNVSVRIRGTNSINGSSEPLYVIDGIQISNSGGITDVSPLSQINPNDIESIEVLKDASSTAIYGARAANGVVLITTKRGKDGATRVSYDGYGGVQQVNKTLDVLNAQQFAQLENEVYKRSIYADPSTLGQGTNWQDLIFRKAAMQSHQLSVSGGNQKTQLALSLNYFNQDGIIKNSNFTRYSFRSNIDHRLSDRVKIGTSLYYGYSVNKGLSVGGTGSDVTSSRAGVLGAAVAAPPTLTPYRPDGGVFPFQDQMNGQYQEVTNPLNFITPINRQTTQRILANVYVDFTLFKGFTYRPSFNADLGNSLSESYSPLSLLSQSQLASGGGNASNVSGYSRTLLHESIFTYRTRIAEHHSITATAVLATQANVNQSYTQTASNFPNDVTENNSVGLAVNQRISSDKSKSRLDSYLGRINYGYKDKYFLDLTARADGSSKFGENNKYGFFPAVAGAWRIIEEPFMKSVSVISDLKVRGSWGITGNAGAIDPYQSLATVSASGLNYNYNHVPVTGINPSAIPNPDLKWERSTQVDIGVDISLFRNRLSLVADYYNKRTDNLLFQKVLPMSSGYTALTGNFGSIQNKGLELAVNGRILPGGSRGLQWDASANITFNKNEVLALDGVIDELPRSAFALLKVGYPMGLYRTYIFDGISQTGETILSGYDGRVGGHKLKDLNGDGTITAADQAIVGNAQPKYIFGFSSSLRYRGFDLNLFVQGVQGNKLMNLFRYTFETALGQQNVLAGLVNRWSPTNPSNEYASGFQGGRLPLSDRYVEDASFVRLKNISLGYTLPKIKGISQIRVYVSANNALTITKYSGFDPEVNNFGNATTQFIDNGTYPIARSYLGGLQVTF
- a CDS encoding RNA polymerase sigma factor; this translates as MPNPYAYNSFNPGTLVNYKSLPDEMLLVYLRTGDELAFRTIYQRYWKKLYSIARRKVESVEIVEEIVQDIFLKLWERRSTLRIEHLEAYLFTAVRYAIINHIKATIIHEKYADYVVDFSSEAVNTTDEQLKLNELMSVVEKQLNDLPHKTQQIFRLNRLEHQSIKEISSRLKVPERTVEYHLSQAIKTLRVYLRDYLPALVYACLSWLSVH